The following coding sequences are from one Scomber japonicus isolate fScoJap1 chromosome 3, fScoJap1.pri, whole genome shotgun sequence window:
- the LOC128355888 gene encoding uncharacterized protein LOC128355888 yields the protein MSNTRFLQFRSFITQRFTTVAVEIFKEAESIVEEICEENKRLQNILHMVLNPEIKLRRIDDREQPPQLNTDVDLETPEPLPIIPKEEPNECDISWGTEPHEDQREADNFINPDSIKNDPDAEDLFQIQVLEYQPTSSASVSANNDIDKASGDLVAATDCLQLSMGEESTYEDPGPKKKKSSKRKKKSKRPLQKTLLEFPRMMPYKSFIAAPTDCQSFLARLTEAYKDIPDDKKPLITQMGLTENVELVDCAFGKVPKGCPLSYQCPVPSSQDFKMQDDAPPRPLLPMTCHKLEQISSLPTLSLKERDHLNVLEITWEAAHSLEQATREHRESIEELRKLRLTTGFKKICKLKPGQSHAEHLIFKIQKGFTKSKTAQIEEEMKTEALRKYCQYLCVNWYPCGLVVHPNAPWLGAVPDGLVYDPSEKPCFGLVHLKCTTFRSFIECTFLKCKDGVLHLKKSHSCYWHIQGEMMVTGTLWCDLVVFSGEDILVQRIYRDAPFTINLMKRQLDDFFFYYYLPSLLGTNNTEIVVTI from the exons ATGTCCAACACCAGGTTCTTGCAGTTTCGTAGTTTTATAACCCAGAGGTTTACGACCGTGGCTGTGGAGATATTTAAAGAAGCTGAAAGTATTGTGGAGGAGATCTGCGAGGAAAACAAACGACTGCAGAACATCCTGCACATGGTGCTAAACCCAGAAATAAAGTTACGCAGGATAG ATGACAGAGAGCAGCCCCCTCAGCTGAACACTGATGTAGACCTAGAAACACCAGAGCCATTGCCTATAATACCTAAAGAGGAACCAAATGAATGTGACATAAGTTGGGGAACAGAACCACACGAAGATCAGAGGGAAGCCGATAACTTCATTAACCCAGATAGTATTAAAAATGACCCAGATGCAGAAGACTTATTCCAGATTCAAGTGTTGGAGTATCAACCCACCTCCTCAGCCTCTGTCTCAGCAAATAATGACATTGACAAAGCCTCTGGAGACTTGGTCGCTGCCACAGATTGTCTTCAGCTGTCCATGGGTGAAGAAAGCACATATGAAGATCCAGGacctaaaaaaaagaagtcatcaAAGAGAAAA AAGAAGTCAAAGCGCCCCCTGCAGAAAACTCTGCTAGAATTTCCAAG GATGATGCCTTACAAATCTTTCATTGCTGCACCAACCGACTGCCAGTCTTTTCTGGCAAGACTCACTGAAGCCTACAAAGACATTCCTGATGACAAGAAGCCTCTGATAACCCAGATGGGTCTCACAGAGAATGTGGAGTTAGTAGACTGTGCTTTTGGTAAAGTCCCTAAAGGTTGCCCCCTGTCCTACCAGTGCCCTGTACCATCAAGTCAGGATTTCAAAATGCAGGACGATGCTCCTCCTCGCCCGCTGCTTCCCATGACTTGTCACAAACTGGAACAAATATCATCTCTTCCTACTCTCAGTCTCAAGGAGCGGGACCATTTAAATGTCCTAGAGATCACTTGGGAAGCAGCCCACAGTCTGGAGCAAGCTACACGTGAACACAGAGAGTCCATAGAGGAGTTGAGGAAGTTGCGCTTGACCACCGGTTTCAAGAAGATCTGCAAACTTAAACCAGGACAGAGTCATGCAGAGCACCTGatattcaaaatacaaaaaggaTTCACAAAGAGCAAGACAGCACAGAtagaggaggaaatgaagacTGAAGCACTTCGGAAATACTGTCAGTATTTGTGTGTCAACTGGTACCCCTGCGGGTTGGTTGTCCACCCGAATGCTCCATGGCTGGGGGCAGTGCCTGACGGGTTAGTGTACGACCCTAGTGAGAAACCCTGTTTTGGGCTGGTGCATTTGAAATGTACCACCTTCCGCAGCTTCATCGAATGCACTTTCCTGAAGTGTAAGGATGGAGTCTTGCACTTGAAGAAGTCCCACTCGTGCTATTGGCACATCCAAGGTGAGATGATGGTGACAGGCACGTTGTGGTGTGATCTGGTGGTCTTCTCTGGGGAAGACATACTGGTTCAGCGTATCTACAGAGATGCACCATTCACCATCAATCTCATGAAGAGACAGTTAGATGACTTCTTTTTCTATTATTACCTTCCAAGTTTGTTAGGCACTAACAATACTGAAATTGTTGTCACAATTTGA